From a region of the Impatiens glandulifera chromosome 4, dImpGla2.1, whole genome shotgun sequence genome:
- the LOC124934725 gene encoding phenolic glucoside malonyltransferase 1-like — MALDVVKVIEVFKVAPAPSTSPTATISGDYLPLTFFDALWLRFPPIQFLFFNEIKDLSLSVFSDDILPKLKHALSLTLQYYPPLAGNLTWHPLTGKPAIRFATDDDGIHLTVAESAADFHSLSTDDIKEAKDMHSLLSSDFHVSQNQATVISLQVTLFPGSGFSIGYTAHHAALDGKSAAMFIKSWANVCHVGSLPPELTPVLERSLINDPLDICTIFTDKWKKMPPEGTFHLMEMKPDPGLLRGTFRLSRQQIGQIKSKISGHVSSFTAVCSYIWTCLVKAEEGDITNENVFLIINMDCRARLEPPIPSNYIGNCVALRAAKTKVVSLEGGDGLVTAAAAIKEAVGSLPQGVVKGAENWLSEAASTFAGQKTYGIGGSPWFELFGADFGWGRPAKVEMVSIDKAGAFSLCDARDEEGGIEIGIVFNKHKIEAFKSIFHERLQDIGNYLRF; from the exons ATGGCCTTGGACGTGGTGAAAGTGATAGAGGTATTCAAGGTAGCTCCGGCACCAAGTACATCGCCGACGGCGACTATCTCCGGCGATTACCTTCCTCTCACCTTCTTTGATGCACTATGGCTTAGATTCCCACCCATCCAATTTCTCTTTTTCAACGAAATAAAGGACTTATCCTTGTCTGTTTTCTCAGACGACATTCTCCCCAAGCTCAAACATGCTCTGTCACTCACCCTTCAATACTATCCCCCACTCGCCGGAAATCTTACGTGGCACCCCCTCACCGGTAAGCCGGCTATCCGTTTCGCTACCGACGATGACGGGATACATCTCACTGTAGCAGAGTCCGCCGCCGACTTTCATTCTCTCTCCACCGACGATATTAAGGAAGCCAAAGACATGCATTCTCTATTGTCGTCGGATTTCCATGTTTCCCAGAATCAG gCAACGGTAATTTCTCTACAAGTGACTCTCTTCCCTGGTTCTGGATTCTCCATCGGATACACCGCCCACCACGCCGCCCTCGACGGCAAGAGCGCCGCCATGTTTATCAAGTCATGGGCCAATGTTTGCCACGTTGGATCCCTTCCGCCGGAATTGACGCCGGTTCTAGAAAGATCCTTGATCAACGACCCTTTAGATATTTGCACGATTTTCACTGATAAATGGAAGAAAATGCCCCCGGAAGGAACCTTCCATCTAATGGAAATGAAACCGGATCCAGGATTACTCCGAGGAACATTCCGACTAAGTCGACAACAGATAGGTCAAATAAAGAGCAAAATAAGCGGCCATGTTTCAAGTTTCACGGCGGTTTGTTCGTATATATGGACTTGTCTGGTTAAAGCAGAGGAGGGGGATATTACAAATGAGAATGTTTTTCTCATAATAAACATGGATTGTCGAGCACGATTGGAGCCTCCGATTCCGAGCAATTACATTGGAAACTGCGTAGCGCTTCGGGCAGCAAAGACAAAGGTTGTATCTTTGGAAGGGGGAGATGGGTTGGTGACTGCGGCGGCGGCTATTAAAGAGGCGGTTGGAAGCTTGCCTCAAGGAGTTGTGAAGGGGGCAGAGAACTGGTTATCGGAAGCAGCTTCAACCTTTGCCGGTCAGAAAACGTATGGCATTGGTGGGTCGCCTTGGTTTGAGTTGTTTGGAGCAGATTTTGGATGGGGCCGGCCGGCGAAGGTGGAGATGGTCTCCATTGACAAGGCTGGAGCTTTCTCTCTTTGTGATGCTAGAGATGAAGAAGGTGGGATTGAGATCGGGatagtttttaataaacataagattGAAGCTTTCAAATCAATCTTCCATGAAAGGCTTCAAGATATAGgtaattatttgagattttga